In SAR202 cluster bacterium, a single window of DNA contains:
- a CDS encoding methylmalonyl-CoA mutase produces MYSSDELKRLARQEAQWQERNASSSERKPSFKTLAGIPLDRAYTPVHLKDLDYLKDIGFPGEFPYTRGVHATGYRGRLWTMRMFAGFGTAEETNARFKYLLEGGQTGLSVAFDMPTLYGYDTDDPKAAGEFGRCGVAISSLADMEVLFDGIPLNQITTSMTINGPAAVIWAMYIAAAEKRGIPMEQLGGTIQNDILKEYAAQNEYLFPPKPSMRLVVDTIEFASRHMPKWNPISISGYHIREAGSTAVQELAFTLADGFEYVDWCLERGLAIDDFAPRLSFFFNVHNDFFEEIAKFRAARKIWAQELRDKYKAKNERSWWMRFHAQTAGCTLTAQQPENNVVRVSLQALAAVLGGCQSLHTNSMDEAWALPSEKAVLLALRTQQIIAEETGVAGIVDPLGGSYHLETLTRQVEQVAYDYFKRIEDIGGVIPALESGFIQHEIATAAYGYQREYDRGELITVGANAYVTEDGIEIPLLRVDMEGQQHQVQRLNDLRRRRDKRDVTQRLKYLEQAARGGKNLMPPILEAVKSYATLGEITGVFRNVFGEYVSQWGI; encoded by the coding sequence TTGTATTCTTCTGACGAGCTAAAGCGTCTGGCCCGGCAGGAAGCCCAGTGGCAAGAGCGCAATGCCTCCTCGTCTGAACGCAAACCCTCCTTCAAGACCCTGGCTGGCATCCCCTTAGACCGCGCCTACACTCCCGTCCACCTCAAAGACCTGGACTATCTAAAGGACATAGGCTTCCCCGGCGAGTTTCCCTACACTCGCGGCGTCCATGCTACCGGCTATCGAGGGCGACTCTGGACTATGCGCATGTTCGCCGGCTTCGGCACCGCCGAGGAGACCAACGCTCGATTCAAGTACCTTCTCGAAGGCGGCCAGACCGGCCTCAGCGTCGCCTTTGACATGCCTACCCTCTACGGCTACGACACCGACGACCCCAAGGCAGCCGGCGAGTTCGGAAGGTGCGGCGTCGCCATCTCCTCCCTGGCCGATATGGAGGTGCTTTTCGACGGCATTCCCCTCAACCAGATCACCACATCGATGACCATCAACGGCCCCGCCGCCGTCATTTGGGCCATGTACATCGCCGCCGCCGAAAAGCGCGGCATCCCTATGGAGCAGCTAGGCGGCACCATCCAGAACGATATCCTCAAAGAGTACGCCGCCCAGAATGAGTACCTCTTCCCGCCTAAGCCCTCCATGCGGCTGGTGGTGGACACCATCGAATTTGCCAGCCGCCACATGCCAAAATGGAACCCCATCAGCATCAGCGGCTACCACATCCGCGAGGCCGGCTCCACCGCCGTCCAGGAGCTGGCCTTTACCCTGGCCGACGGTTTCGAGTATGTGGACTGGTGCCTGGAGCGCGGCCTCGCCATCGATGACTTTGCGCCACGCCTCAGCTTCTTCTTCAACGTCCACAACGACTTCTTCGAGGAGATCGCCAAGTTCCGCGCAGCCCGAAAAATATGGGCGCAGGAATTGCGTGATAAATATAAGGCCAAGAACGAGCGCTCCTGGTGGATGCGCTTCCATGCGCAGACGGCAGGCTGTACCCTCACAGCCCAGCAGCCCGAGAACAATGTGGTGCGGGTATCCCTCCAGGCCTTGGCCGCCGTCCTTGGCGGATGCCAGTCCCTCCACACCAACTCCATGGACGAGGCCTGGGCGCTGCCTTCCGAAAAAGCCGTCCTTCTAGCCCTACGCACCCAGCAAATCATCGCCGAAGAGACCGGCGTCGCCGGCATCGTCGACCCCCTGGGCGGCAGCTACCACCTGGAAACCCTGACACGGCAAGTTGAGCAGGTCGCCTACGATTATTTCAAGCGCATCGAGGACATCGGCGGCGTTATCCCCGCTCTGGAGTCGGGCTTCATCCAACATGAAATCGCTACCGCGGCCTACGGCTACCAGCGTGAGTACGACCGCGGCGAACTGATAACCGTGGGCGCCAATGCCTACGTCACCGAGGATGGTATCGAAATCCCGCTGCTGCGCGTGGACATGGAAGGCCAGCAACACCAGGTCCAGCGCCTCAACGATCTGCGCCGCCGCCGCGATAAGCGAGACGTGACTCAGAGGCTGAAATACCTTGAACAAGCGGCTCGCGGAGGCAAAAATCTTATGCCTCCTATCCTGGAAGCTGTGAAATCTTACGCCACTCTTGGTGAAATTACAGGCGTTTTCAGGAACGTGTTTGGAGAATACGTGTCCCAATGGGGCATATAA
- a CDS encoding DUF951 domain-containing protein: MALDLHLDDVLTLKKRHPCGSDKWLVYRLSGDIGLECLGCQRRTMMPRSQLERRVTALEPRARPDADTSKA; encoded by the coding sequence TTGGCCTTAGACCTCCATCTGGACGACGTCCTCACCCTCAAGAAGCGCCACCCCTGCGGCAGCGACAAGTGGCTCGTGTACCGCCTCAGTGGAGACATCGGCCTGGAATGCCTTGGCTGCCAGCGCCGCACTATGATGCCCCGCTCCCAGTTGGAGCGCCGCGTAACCGCCCTCGAACCTCGCGCCAGACCTGATGCTGATACAAGCAAAGCGTGA
- the pyrF gene encoding orotidine-5'-phosphate decarboxylase has protein sequence MTTFLQKLDAACASSKSLLCVGLDPDPPRMPVANVFDFNRAIIDATADLVCAYKPNLAFYEALGLKGLEALQRTVDHARRAAPHALLIGDGKRGDIDSSSAAYAKALFEVWGFDAVTVNAWGGGDSLAPFFSYADRGVFIWCRSSNPGAHDFQDLAPSDKPLYQHMARQAQTWNKNGNIGLVVGATYPRELAQLRALAPDMPFLIPGVGAQAGDLKTAVLAGVDKSGRRAVINSSRGILYASKGPDFAGAARRKAQETRDSINAILASEGKGWP, from the coding sequence GTGACCACCTTCCTCCAAAAGCTAGACGCCGCCTGCGCTTCCTCTAAGAGTCTCCTCTGCGTCGGCCTCGATCCCGACCCCCCCCGCATGCCCGTGGCCAATGTCTTCGACTTCAACCGCGCCATCATCGACGCCACCGCGGACCTCGTCTGCGCCTATAAACCTAACCTCGCCTTCTACGAGGCCCTGGGCCTCAAAGGCCTGGAAGCCCTCCAGCGCACCGTCGACCACGCTCGCCGCGCCGCTCCCCACGCCCTCCTCATCGGCGACGGCAAGCGCGGCGACATCGACTCCTCCAGCGCCGCCTACGCCAAAGCTCTGTTTGAGGTATGGGGCTTCGACGCCGTCACCGTCAACGCCTGGGGCGGCGGCGACTCCCTGGCCCCCTTCTTCTCCTACGCCGACCGTGGAGTCTTTATCTGGTGCCGCTCCTCTAACCCTGGCGCTCACGACTTCCAGGACCTCGCCCCTTCCGACAAGCCTCTCTACCAACACATGGCTCGGCAAGCGCAAACGTGGAACAAAAACGGCAACATCGGCCTCGTTGTCGGCGCCACCTACCCTCGCGAGCTGGCCCAGCTTCGCGCCCTCGCCCCGGACATGCCCTTCCTTATCCCCGGCGTCGGCGCTCAGGCCGGCGACCTCAAGACCGCTGTCCTCGCCGGCGTGGACAAGAGCGGACGGCGCGCCGTAATCAACTCCTCCCGCGGCATCCTCTACGCTTCCAAAGGCCCCGACTTCGCCGGGGCCGCCCGCCGCAAGGCCCAGGAAACTCGAGACTCCATCAACGCCATCCTCGCTTCGGAAGGCAAAGGTTGGCCTTAG
- a CDS encoding ABC transporter ATP-binding protein yields MNALVDIQNVGMVFQARTGLLKTTPVRALDGVNLSLGKGETLAVVGESGSGKTTLGRVCLGLLRPTSGSVVFDGMDVSSMADGSLRALRRRIQGIFQDPFSSLDPYMNVSQIIQEPLVVHKIGDADQRRQKMLDALSQVGLTPPHEFSEKFPHMMSGGQRQRVSVARALVLDPDFIVADEPVSMVDASSRAGLLSLLRGLQESCGLTFLYITHDIATAHHFSHRIAVLYLGRVVELGPKENVIHHPLHPYTQALIAAVPTPNPANRLKPRPIIAGEPHNPSRIPAGCRFHPRCPKFIGGTCDVTDPPLRELRPGHWAACHLY; encoded by the coding sequence ATGAACGCCCTCGTCGATATTCAAAACGTCGGCATGGTCTTCCAGGCCCGCACCGGCCTCCTCAAGACCACCCCCGTGCGCGCCCTCGACGGCGTCAACCTGTCCCTGGGCAAGGGCGAGACCCTGGCCGTCGTCGGCGAGTCCGGCAGCGGCAAGACTACCCTGGGCCGCGTCTGCCTGGGCCTCCTTAGGCCCACCTCCGGCAGCGTCGTCTTCGACGGCATGGACGTGTCTTCTATGGCCGACGGCAGCCTTCGCGCCCTGCGACGCCGCATTCAGGGCATCTTCCAAGACCCCTTCTCCAGCCTCGACCCCTACATGAACGTTTCGCAGATCATCCAGGAACCTCTGGTCGTTCATAAAATCGGTGACGCCGACCAGCGCCGCCAGAAAATGCTTGACGCCCTGTCGCAAGTCGGGCTGACGCCGCCCCACGAGTTCTCCGAAAAGTTCCCCCACATGATGTCCGGCGGCCAGCGCCAGCGCGTCTCCGTCGCCCGCGCCCTGGTGTTAGACCCTGACTTCATTGTCGCCGACGAGCCTGTGTCCATGGTCGACGCCTCCAGCCGCGCCGGCCTCCTGTCACTGCTTCGCGGCCTCCAGGAGAGCTGTGGTCTCACCTTCCTCTACATCACCCACGACATCGCCACCGCCCACCACTTCTCCCACCGTATCGCCGTCCTCTATCTTGGACGAGTTGTGGAACTCGGCCCCAAAGAGAATGTCATCCACCATCCTTTGCACCCATACACCCAGGCCCTCATCGCCGCCGTGCCCACTCCCAACCCCGCCAACCGCCTCAAGCCCAGGCCCATCATCGCCGGCGAGCCTCACAACCCGTCGCGTATCCCCGCCGGCTGCCGCTTCCACCCCCGCTGCCCCAAATTCATCGGCGGCACCTGCGATGTCACCGACCCACCCCTCCGCGAACTCCGCCCCGGCCACTGGGCGGCGTGTCACCTGTACTAG
- a CDS encoding ABC transporter ATP-binding protein, with translation MTTPLLQVKDLLLHYRSASGVVQAVDGVSFSMERGQALGLVGESGAGKSSLGLALMRVLPRNVARFDGQVLLDGVDSLSLSDDAFRRQVRWKKIAMVFQGAMDSFNPVARVGQQVAEPLLLNGDMSKDTARDEALRLLNLVGLPAETYQRYPHELSGGMKQRALIVMALSLNPALAILDEPTSALDTSVQAQIMNLLKDLKRKSGLSYIFITHDIALASDLCDSVAVMYAGQIVEIGPVEQMLSRPNHPYTQKLLASIPRLDQESLPDFIPGAPPDMTAPPAGCRFHPRCPLRFDRCIMEAPGLLAVASDHQSRCWLVDKKS, from the coding sequence ATGACCACTCCCCTCCTCCAGGTAAAAGACCTCCTCCTCCACTACCGCTCCGCCTCCGGCGTTGTCCAGGCCGTCGACGGCGTCAGCTTTTCCATGGAGCGCGGCCAAGCCCTCGGCCTCGTCGGCGAGTCCGGCGCAGGCAAAAGCAGCCTCGGCCTCGCCCTCATGCGCGTCCTGCCCCGCAACGTCGCCCGATTCGACGGCCAGGTGCTTCTGGACGGCGTAGACTCCCTATCCCTCAGCGACGACGCCTTCCGCCGCCAGGTGCGGTGGAAGAAAATCGCCATGGTCTTTCAGGGCGCCATGGACTCCTTTAACCCCGTCGCCCGCGTCGGCCAGCAGGTCGCCGAGCCTCTGCTTCTGAACGGCGACATGAGCAAAGACACCGCCCGCGATGAAGCCCTGCGCCTCCTCAACCTCGTCGGCCTCCCCGCCGAGACCTACCAGCGATACCCCCACGAGCTCAGCGGTGGCATGAAGCAGCGCGCCCTCATCGTTATGGCCCTTTCCCTGAACCCCGCCCTCGCCATCCTGGACGAGCCTACCTCCGCCCTCGACACCAGTGTCCAGGCCCAGATCATGAACTTGCTCAAAGACCTCAAGCGAAAAAGCGGCCTCTCTTACATCTTCATCACCCACGACATCGCCCTCGCCAGCGACCTCTGCGATTCTGTGGCTGTCATGTACGCCGGCCAGATTGTCGAGATAGGGCCTGTCGAGCAGATGCTATCGAGGCCCAATCATCCCTACACCCAAAAACTCCTCGCCAGCATCCCTCGCCTCGACCAGGAGTCCCTCCCCGACTTCATCCCCGGCGCGCCCCCCGATATGACCGCGCCCCCCGCTGGCTGCCGCTTCCACCCCCGATGCCCCCTGCGCTTCGACCGGTGCATAATGGAGGCGCCCGGCCTTCTGGCCGTCGCTTCAGACCACCAATCCAGGTGCTGGCTCGTCGATAAAAAGTCATGA
- a CDS encoding ABC transporter permease subunit, whose amino-acid sequence MLSFLRRQGTLKLMLSSNSGRIGVALFLSMVVISLVVVAVYPLDFGKTKWNNPAYWADNPQSVPPSWWRFFTGKDHIVHHIHSAGSPSAVDPRDTGPLLRYNFSFDASSGAIPSFTSISLSGVSYYSTPPVVTLRLRRPDGRLVTVLQEVVRGPQGDGVTPQTRFDDTPYRVFLSGNDSVQVNLADFLFQEFSLQAQPSQLQGSVESVLFGTPQPGGGFQPLRGGYTAIVDLQMRDARDRANFVDSVKFVRGGTVYGLMGTDATGRDLFTGLLFGFPVALTIGISTALISSAIGAALGIISGYRGGKTDIIIQRTADVFTNIPLLPILIFLIFVLGAKLWLVVLILALFGWPGLTITTRSMVLQIRSGQLVEATQALGASQWRIMFRHVIFQIAPFLLAQVIFFTPAAILAEAGLSFLGLGDPSIPTWGQILESGFRTGAVFVGYWWWVLPPGILIAVTALCFVLLTMALEPIVSPRLRTGQ is encoded by the coding sequence ATGCTTAGCTTCCTGCGACGCCAGGGCACCCTCAAGCTCATGCTGTCCAGCAACTCGGGCCGCATCGGCGTCGCGCTGTTCCTCAGCATGGTCGTCATATCCCTGGTGGTGGTGGCCGTATACCCCCTGGACTTCGGCAAGACCAAGTGGAACAACCCCGCCTACTGGGCCGACAACCCCCAGAGCGTCCCGCCCTCTTGGTGGCGGTTCTTCACCGGCAAAGACCACATCGTCCACCACATCCACTCCGCTGGCTCCCCCTCCGCCGTCGACCCCCGCGACACCGGCCCCCTCCTCCGATATAACTTCAGCTTCGACGCGTCCTCCGGCGCCATCCCCTCTTTCACCTCCATCTCCCTCTCCGGCGTCAGCTACTACTCGACGCCCCCCGTCGTCACTCTCCGCCTTCGACGCCCCGACGGCCGCCTCGTCACCGTCCTCCAGGAGGTGGTCCGCGGCCCCCAGGGCGACGGCGTCACCCCTCAGACTCGCTTCGATGACACCCCCTACCGCGTCTTCCTCTCCGGCAATGACTCAGTCCAGGTCAACCTTGCTGATTTCTTGTTCCAAGAGTTCAGCCTCCAGGCCCAGCCCTCCCAGCTTCAAGGCAGCGTCGAAAGCGTCCTCTTCGGCACGCCCCAGCCCGGCGGCGGCTTCCAGCCCCTGCGAGGCGGCTACACTGCCATCGTTGACCTTCAAATGCGTGACGCCCGCGACAGGGCCAACTTCGTGGACTCGGTCAAGTTTGTGCGAGGCGGCACCGTCTATGGCCTCATGGGCACCGACGCCACGGGCCGGGATCTCTTCACCGGCCTCCTCTTCGGCTTCCCCGTCGCCCTCACCATCGGCATCAGCACGGCGCTCATATCCTCGGCCATCGGCGCCGCCCTCGGCATCATCAGCGGCTATCGGGGCGGCAAGACGGACATCATCATCCAGCGCACCGCCGACGTCTTCACCAACATCCCCCTCCTGCCCATCCTCATCTTCCTTATCTTCGTCCTCGGCGCTAAACTCTGGCTGGTGGTGCTAATCCTGGCCCTCTTCGGCTGGCCCGGCCTTACCATCACCACCCGTTCCATGGTGCTGCAAATCCGCTCCGGCCAGCTCGTCGAAGCCACTCAGGCCCTGGGCGCGTCCCAGTGGCGGATAATGTTCCGGCACGTCATCTTTCAGATCGCCCCCTTCCTCCTGGCCCAGGTCATCTTCTTCACTCCCGCCGCCATTCTGGCCGAAGCCGGCCTCAGCTTCCTCGGCCTCGGCGACCCCTCCATCCCCACCTGGGGCCAGATACTCGAAAGCGGCTTCCGCACCGGCGCTGTCTTTGTCGGCTACTGGTGGTGGGTGCTGCCTCCGGGTATCCTCATAGCCGTCACCGCCCTCTGCTTCGTGCTGCTGACCATGGCTCTGGAACCCATCGTCAGCCCACGACTAAGGACCGGCCAGTGA
- a CDS encoding ABC transporter permease, translated as MSLGRTLAIRGLTLLGVLVVVLLLVIITLGATGFSERILTATMSEQLRGEREVLARTIRDPLQLENALQARRDELVRFYGLDKPWYQNLPNVTRRVVTLDLGQARTLRTSDGSSKVSSLIMERLPRTILLVTTASVITSVIGLWVGVKLATRAGTGWDKAVSYLSAVSFALPAWWAGILFILIFAFHLDVFPEGGLYGTPPPEGGLARFGDLLYHALLPILTLTVVSLGGWIYAVRTMVLNTSQEFFVTVARAKGLSEGQVMRRYILRAAAPPIVTSLILGLTGSLGGAILTETVFNWPGMGRLYFDAIQSADETVIVALTFVFTLMYVAARFVLEVLYVILDPRVRYA; from the coding sequence ATGTCGCTAGGTAGAACCCTCGCTATACGCGGCCTCACCCTCCTGGGCGTCCTGGTGGTCGTGCTTCTCCTCGTCATCATCACCCTGGGCGCCACCGGCTTCTCCGAGCGCATCCTCACCGCCACCATGAGCGAGCAGCTTCGCGGCGAGCGCGAGGTCCTGGCACGCACCATCCGCGACCCCCTCCAGCTCGAAAACGCCCTTCAGGCCCGCCGCGACGAGCTGGTCCGCTTCTACGGCCTCGACAAGCCCTGGTACCAGAACCTCCCCAACGTCACGCGGCGCGTCGTCACCCTGGACCTGGGCCAGGCCCGTACCCTCCGCACTTCCGACGGCTCCTCCAAGGTCAGCAGCCTTATCATGGAACGCCTGCCTCGCACCATACTTCTCGTCACCACCGCCTCGGTCATCACCTCGGTCATCGGCCTGTGGGTCGGGGTCAAGCTGGCCACCCGCGCCGGCACCGGCTGGGACAAGGCCGTCTCCTACCTCTCCGCCGTCTCCTTCGCCCTCCCCGCCTGGTGGGCCGGCATCCTCTTCATCCTCATCTTCGCTTTTCATCTCGACGTCTTCCCCGAAGGCGGCCTCTACGGCACGCCCCCGCCCGAAGGCGGCCTCGCCCGCTTCGGCGACCTCCTATATCACGCCCTGCTGCCCATCCTCACCCTCACCGTCGTCTCCCTCGGCGGCTGGATTTATGCCGTCCGCACCATGGTGCTCAACACCAGCCAGGAGTTCTTCGTCACCGTCGCCCGGGCCAAAGGCCTGTCGGAAGGCCAGGTCATGCGGCGATACATCCTCCGCGCCGCCGCGCCGCCCATCGTCACCAGCCTCATCCTCGGCCTCACCGGCTCCCTGGGCGGCGCCATCCTCACCGAGACCGTCTTCAACTGGCCGGGCATGGGCCGCCTCTACTTCGACGCCATCCAGAGCGCCGACGAGACCGTCATCGTCGCCCTGACCTTCGTCTTCACCCTCATGTACGTGGCCGCCCGATTTGTCCTCGAAGTCCTTTATGTAATCCTCGACCCTCGAGTCCGCTATGCTTAG